The following DNA comes from Papaver somniferum cultivar HN1 chromosome 4, ASM357369v1, whole genome shotgun sequence.
TCCATCTTGTATTTCAAATTCTTGTATCCATCTTGTAATCCTGTTTGCCAAAACAATTGATGATGAGTTCAACATGTTTGACAAAAAAACCAAGGCTTTTGAAATTTTTGTCTCTATATACAGCAACGAACCTTTCGTTAAGGTAAGTTGAATTGGCAAAGTTTATTGGAGCCTCAATGCTTAGTATAAGAATGCCAGGGACAGATTTTGCGTCCTTGTAATGGTGAAGATTGCGGTAGATGTCAGTCCCTGGAATGTTTCCCAGCACCATTGTCTTTGGCCTTGTAACTTGCATGAGGATTTTAAAGAGCGATATTCCAACCTACAAATGAAAAACTTAGTCATTGTTATTGTGTTGGTtctaatagatttttttttgtatttttgtggTTCTCCAGTGAAAAAGGATCCAACTTACTGCAATAGCTAGACCGTCTTGGACTGATATAAAGATAACACCCAAGAATGCGCAAACACATACTACGAAATCAAACTTATCAATCTTCCAAATAAGATAAGTAGCTGGGATATCGATCAGACCAATCACAGCGGTGACGATAATTGCGCCTAGTACAACATTTGGTGTGTATCGGAATAACGGCATAAGGAAGAGTAGTGTCACCATCACTGTTACAGACATGACGATATTAGACATTGCTGTTTTCGCCCCAGCGTTATGATTCACAGCCGATCTAGAGAATGCACCTACAAAAACCAACTTCCATCAGACAAGTTCCAAACCAACATGTGAAGCTTGTTGCTCCTGGGTCAATTTCAAACCTTAAGAAAGTCAAACGGGTGGTAAATGCAAACCTGTTGTAATATAGCAGGAGGTACAAGATCCTGCTATGTTCAtgaaaccaattgccatcatttCTTTGTTTCCATCTACTTGGTAGTCTTTCAGTGCAGCAAATGTTCTACCTACGGCTATGCCTTCCTATAAATAAATTCAGAAAACAGCGTTTAACAACAAAGCTGGAATAGCTCAGCTGGTTAGAGCGTGTGGCTGTTAAccacaaggtcacaggttcaatccctgtttctagcgatttcattcttatttattttttaaatttacttTTAAGGAACTGTAAAATCTGAGTTTCTTATGATCTAGTAAAAGTGACACTTACCGTGAGGGAAACAATTCCTGTGACGAGCCCAGTCTTGAGAACAAGTCCTAAATGGCCTCCACCAAAATGCAACATGTTCCATGATGGAGGGTTCAATCCTTGTTCTAGCTTCCCAATCTAAAAAAGAACCATCAAAACCGACATTAGATACAAGCATTGAAAAATTTAACGATGAATGATTTAACCATGCAGAAAGAGAGATACAAATTAAATTTGACAGAATTCCAAAGCTTACAATGCTGACTCCATGATTTTGAGCTTTGAATACAAAGACTGCAAGAGTGGAAAGTATCACAGACAAAAGAGGAGCTCCAGCTGATACCCAGAAGAGCTTTGGGTTTTTCATGCTCTGAAATTTCGTTATCATACGATTCCTTGGTTAGTAACTTATTATCAATTGTAGGAAGAAAACCGTACTATGTGACGGTTAGAAAACAGTTTCTCGAGATAAATCTTTAAAGTTGGCTGTAAAAATTTAGTTCCAGCTTTTACACTCAATTTAAAGTTGCGTCCCAAAATTACGAAAAAAAATCTAATAGTAATAATTATAAGATTCTTTAAAGAAGACACCTTCTATTATTTCATTGGTATTCAAGTGCCATAGATATTTCAGAAAAGGTAATAAAAAACAATTCAAAAGAAGATAGCAAAAGGTATTTTTAAGCATTGCTTATCAATAAGTTATTAAAAATTATACTTAAAACGCTTTAAAATATTATAAGACCATGATAATTATTCAAAGTGTAGTAAATGGGATTTCATGTTTAGTTTTTTTAGAAAAGGGATCTAGTAAAGTGTAGTTAATGGAATtttattcaaaacaaaaataCTGCTTTCTAGTGAgaatcttgaaaaatagattcaccTTTTTCTCGGGCCACAAAGAATTTCAATCTACTTTTGAATATATAATTGAGTGCCTAAATAATCAACGTTCCTAATAAACTTAATTTTAGTACTGGCATTAATCAAGAAGAGAGACAAATTTTGTTCCGAGTTCTTGTGGTAATTTTACTAAAAGAATGAACCTGCAAAGTTGTCTCCCACTTTCCATTTCTCATGAAGATGACCTGAGAGACTGATAATCATTTCATTTAAGTACTTTAGACTAATAATACAGGGTTTAAAGTTCATATCCGAGAGGTCTGGAAGGTAAGATGATCACTGACCCACTAAAATGATTTTCACAGCCAACTTATAATTCAGTTCGAGAACTTATAATTCAGTTCGAGAAAAATTCTTCGACAGCGAATGTGGAAAGAGTGGTAAGTAACTTTTAAAAATGATCCctattcttttgttttcttgagcGAGGTAGCAAAAATGGAAATGCATTATGATCCATGAGGCTTTTGCCGGTCGGTCGTTCATATTAAATATCAAATTCTACGTGTTAAAAAAGaggattttgtatttatttactACGGATCAAACATTCATAGATATTGTATTAGTGAGGattttatccattttatcctgttTTTTGTTGTAGGAAAAAGGTATGGATATTTTACGTGTGGTTTCAAAAAAAACTACGTGTGCGTATATAAAAACGAAAACAATGTGAGAAaacgaaaagagagaaaaaataaaACGTACAACGTGTCTTGccaaaaggaggaatacaaggaAGCAGAACCCCATGAGTATAGTTTGCCATGACCACTGCACATGCCATACAACCATAAAGCCAAATGAGTCAAATttatcactccaaatcttcataaTTGAACAAAGAgagtattttttttaaaaaaaggtcTGATTTGTGGACCTCGTCAGTATGTTGAAAAACAGAGCTCAAAACAGCAATGACACCCatttgtttggtaaaatttacaATCCCAAGAAGGGCTTTGAGTTGCTGCAGAGAAACTATAATTGCAGCACCGGCCATGAATccgatcaaggttgctttagatagaaaatcaattatgaatccaagcctgctcaaaaacaaaaaaaaaaatcagcatgCATAACAGTAGTAatatacaagaaacaaaaagaagtCAAAAAAGCAAGATGCTTATTGGGAaagaaggtgaatattgaatatgaatgatgaagatgaattaTTTTTGGACCTTAATATTCCAAGTGAAGCTTGAAAAAGACCAGCAAAGAAAGTAGAAGTGAATGCAAGTTGAAGAAACAAGAGAGGTTCTTTTGCTGGTGAAACTTTTTCTCTAAGCATTGATCCTAATATCAATGATGCTATTGATACTGGTCCCACTGCTAAATCCCTTGAACTTCCAAGTACTGCATATATCAGTGGTGGTACAAAGCTTGAATCTGCACAAAGTTTGCCACCAAAAGAAGCAAAAATGTCAGCTAGACACTAAGGATAGCAAAAAAAAGAATGATCACTGGATCATCCTGAATTCCGACTATATAACTTGGACGAAGAGAGCAACACTTACAGAGCCCAACAATTGGTGGTAGATTTGCAAGTTTAGCGTAACTAATACCCTGATTGAAAGTAGGGGGGAAAAGAGTTAATTAAAATGGGTATCAATGACATTTAAATAATACTGCACTAAAACAAagaattaatatgatatgttttGAGTAAAGGGAATTAGTGTTTATATGTATATATTGTTGTTGATAATACCTGAGGAATGGCTAAACTTGCAATAGTGAGACCAGCAACAATATCAGATTTGAAGAATTTAAAAGTATAGTTAGGACACCACTGGAGGATAGGGAAGAAATATTGAGCCCCAAGAATCCATTTCCTTTTAGGAGATTGGCCTTTGAATTGGCGGAAAGGGTCATCAGAAAAGAAAGTTTCCTTGAGCCTGTTTTTGAGTTTGTGAGCTGTGCTTCTTGGAGGTGGTGGGACTACTTTGTGAACTTCCATTGATGAAACTTCAagaaactgatgatgatgatgagggaaATTATGAGATGATGAATTGTTGCTGTTGTTCATTGCATTAGGATCCATTATTGTAGGTTCCATAATATAGAGACCCAGAAAATGACCTAACAGGTGTGTTTCTTTGGCTTGTTGCCGATGATAAGTGAAACTGATGAATATGGTACCAGTAATAATAATACTATTAGCTACTCTATCATAGTCATAGAGTCATAGCATATAAGTAAGAATCAAAACAAGCGAGTATAGAGAAATAGAGAGATGTCATTCCTTCATTTATATTTCAATCAACTTCAGCTAGAGACCGCTACCAAACAAGTGGTGTATAGTACTAGCTCTACGAGACTacccaacaaggaatgcaagtggAAGAGAACTTGCTAGAGAAAAAGTGAGAGGGGAGGAAGGGAGGGAGTCGGTTTTTCTTGGATTTGGGGTTTGTCTTGTGGGTAAGATTTATATATCAACAAACTATTTTGCTTTGAGAAAGTGAGCCCActcttgcttttcttttcatgatAGGAAAGCTGGGTGAGCTAGCTAGTTGAATTTATCTACAACGGTTGCCACACACACACAAGAGTATGTATGTACAGGTATGCTACATGTGGTCTAGACTCTAATACTAGAGAGTAGAGAAGGAAAGTGAAAGAGAAGTATTTTAGGCTTATTAACCACTTAAAAAAGAAGAACTAAGAATAACTTGAAACACCTAATTGGCAAGTAAAGACAGTTGCACCCTGAACTATCTGACTCTTGCATGTGGTCTAGACTCTAGAATAGGAAAGCTAGGGAAAGAATAGAAAAGCTAGGGAAGAAGAGTTAATAAGAACAGAGGATTTAAGAATAACTCTAAATTTAATCGGTGGCAGTCGCACCTACTTGCCCTAAACTACCTAGTCCCTGCATGTAGTCGACTAGGGAAGCTAGTGAAAGATACTTAAGGCGTAGCTGCTAAAGTGCAGAGGAATTAAGAAGGTGCATATATATATGCTGGTTTCCAAAGAAGATCAAAAGTTAAGTATGTAAGATACTTAGAATATACCATGCCCTGAATGGTGCACTTCTCTAAGCTGGTTATGAAATTTATGAATGCCGATCAGTAGTTAGTAGTCAGATAGAGGGATTAGTAACGCAAGCAAGCAGGAGCTAGATTGGGAGAGAGAGACGAGTGAGCTAATAAATGCGTAGATTGAAGACTGTGGATGCGAATTAATCATCAAGCTAGCTAGCTTAGCAGGAAAACAGAATACATGCAATACATACACGTGCCCACCAAGAAAACAGAATGTGGAAATCGAGTCTTCTGCAAATTGCGATTTGGTCTGTCGTATATAGAATTGATGACTATTTGGAGAAAAAACTTTTATGGTGTATAGTGCTATAGGTGGGTGTCTCATAATTTCTTTTCCTGCAAATTGATGACCATTTTACGGCTGCCAAATGTAGTTTTTTTTCTCACGGAAAGAAAATGTTGTTATTACCGACGGCtgaaaatgttattttaatttgggTCCTGTTtaaggctgcacatgggtcgttttgggtcgggtttgggctcacccaccacccaacccactgatagTGGATagcagaagttgtcacccacaaccaacccaacataacaatgggtcggttttcacccgacccacattacaatgggttgggtcgggtgggtggtgggttacccaccataaaatacacattactgttacattgcatcaaaaaaaaaaagttacagacttACCTAAGACTCTTACAGATGACAATTAAAGAGCTGACCCCAAGTTAAGtgtaaacaaatgataattataatccagagaagtaagaagttggtgcaaagttgcaaagtgcatacaaattacaagaaatgagttcaattgttcgaagctcaaaagataaaagactaTTCAAGAAAgtgattgaagaagtgaagactgAAGTGAAGTTAGCGATTTAGGTTTAGGTATTATATATCACTACTTCAACGGCTGTGATTCATttaggataggtaatctaagggttaatattaactaagaaatatttaggtgggtgggtgggttgggtcgggtgagggaagctTTGACCCATAGTAGACCCACAATACTATGGGTTTTGATGTtctgacccatagtcgacccgctcctaAGTGAGTTGGGTCGGGTGTGGGTAATTTCaggcgggtgtgggttgggtcggtgggttgagtcgggtttgtgcagccctagtacTGTTAACTTGTATACTCGTATATATGTTAAGGttcattaaaataaaaattacttgcattggaaacaagatttgtttgttttattgcgatgaaaacaacatttctttgcattgggaatggggtttgttgtttttagtgcaagaataaccaatttctagtagaataagacaaaaaaacacaattttcaATATCCTAAAATAATTCTTTAtcaaaccttaacatgtatacgggtatacaagttaacaaaagcCTTTTAGTTTGGCTAGAAAGACAGTCGTTGTTCTTCGTTTAATAGAGTCCAAAAGCTTCAATCTCAAAATTTGTTATCGTTTGCTATTTAAGAGAGAGTACTAATTGCTGGGTTAAAACACTCATTTGCAGAAACAAGTGAGATATAGTATCACgtttttttatcggtaaagaatttggtgccggCGAGTTTCAACTGAGGTCACTGATATTATCACCCAATAACTTTATCATTGTAATACAATGACACCAAGTAAAATATATCATCTGAGTCTGATCAGTAGCATTGGTGCTCTGTCGAACAATGCTCCGTTAAATTCGAATTGTTCCTCCTGTCGgaccttttctccatctttcTACAAGGAAGACCTCACCACATTTAACTTTTATGACAAATGATTAATTTCTACCATTTGGGTAATGAGGTTTTATCAATCATAGAGTTAGCAACTCATCTAAAAGATAGGATTGAGGGGACAAATTGAATTGGCTGTTAGTAGAATGAAAGTATGAACATGATCCCTAACAAGACAACAATAGTCATGATTCAATGTAGCTTCTAAGACAGGTTATGGTTTTATATGCGAATGTTAGGTCCCATGGGGTATATTCAGCCAATTTGGTGCAGAATTCCGCCCCGGTACATTTAGTGCCTCTTTGAAAACCTGACTTAGCAAGTGTTTTTGCTTCTCCATTGGTAGGTGTATTCAGttttaaaagagaaaaagaaaaacaattctgCTTCCAACAAAAATTAGAAATTATCCGGAAATTTTATTGTCAAATTAGTTTCTGAGTTTTCAATTTAATTAAGTCAAAATGTTATTTCTATCCAAACCCTAGTTAACAATTCTCATAATTATGCATGAATTATAACGAACTTTTTCAATTCCGGATTATATGCGCATCATATGCGTACGTATGGAACGCCGACTTAATTTAGCAAATTTTCAATCTGAAACAAATTATAAgcatatttataaattaaggatttATACTCCCAGTATAACATTTCTCCGTATGAACACCACGTCGTTGTTCTCTGTTGTATTTTGATCTTCCGAATTCGTACTTCTAAGaagaattatacatatatgtacatACGACGTAACGAATTATTGCCAAATCACGAAACATTGACCGAATATTTGACCGAATCTATAATTTACCTAACCGAATAATACTTGTGATTTTGCTGTTCCTTATGTTTCCCAAATTCCGGATTGCTAACTAGGATCCAAAATCCCTTAAACTACTCTATTTATAGATTATTTTCTCATCCTAGATTCAATACAAATTATATACAGTATATAATTCGTGATGATTGTGGGAGAATACCTTTGAAGAAAGTAGATCAATATTTGTTCTAAAAGATATTCCAAAGGATAAGTCTTCAAATTTAGTAAGCTCCCCAATTAACAAATTCAAAAGCTTAGATATTTATCTGCTTTCACGAacacctttagagaaaaacaatATGAAAAAGTAATTTGGAGATTCTTTTCGTACCTACAATAATCGAGTTAGCCCAGTCCTTTCGAGACACTTGGGAGGTCTGATACTCTGATCTGATGAATGAAATATCCTGACCCTTGATTTCCCACCATCTTAGTGGCTTTGAAAGCAATTATTATATGTTAGTAAACATAGGTTCGTATTCTACTACCGTTTTGCTAACTTTGCAACTATAGCCATGTCAATGATCAAGAAAAACTTTGTAACCATGGCAAACCGAAAGTTCTATTTTTTCGAGAAGATTGGTTTACTATTTCCCTATAGAAAAAAGTAGGTTGGTAAACTCTGATTTTTTGGTTCCAACTCAAGTTTGACTCTTGACAACTTTCTAACATAAAAATCAAACTACTGTTGATAGCGTACATGTCGGGTAGGTATCAAATTCATATAAGATATACTGGAAAATtctttctttatataggttttgGTACCATCTACGGTAATTGGTACCCCATTAGCAATTAACTTATAGAGTAGGATCCATGGagtcatggacactcttagatgaacAAGGTCAGATAAGATTTGCGCAATTTTCTCCACAAAATCTAAATGATAATCActttaagtgtaatattttgataaTATGTTCCTCCtataagactctacatttctataaaaagaaaatgaacgcaattcgagatagcaaacctcacatctaccaatcttaatttcaaccgttaaatttGAACAACTGATATTCAAAGGGGGAGATGGTCGTTTTATATATCTTGAATCGTATTCATTTTTTTGACAtcattttaacttaaattttattttgacATCATTTTAACTTAGTTATTACGGGTCATAATTTGACCTACATAACCAATTTGCTTTTTAACGATCTGAATTGTCCTTGTATCATCAGCTAACGATCCAAGTTAGCCTGTCAAAACTTGTCAAATTTTTCCAATCAACTGAACGCTCCTTATAATAAACTTTCATTGTGCATATAAAAATTAACCACAAGTCTTCGATTCAAGATTTAATATAAGATTCTATTATTCAAAAATAGAAAACGAGCTATGTTACTATTCACGATTTAAACTTTTGAAGGAAAGTGTTTAAACCTTAATTAGTTATTCGTCGACTTAATTACAAATTTTCACACTTCTGGACGGAATAATGCACTCCGATTCAAACCAAATATATGTATTTATAATGGTGGTGAATTGTACACAAATTCGGCAAAGAAATTCATCCACAAATTTGATGGATTCTGATTTATATCTGGATAAATTTTATttctcattttatttttattaagaacAAGAATAAATTTGAGATTCTGAAATGATTCACtgtaaaatacaaaattttaaaattaggCTTAAAGAATTTTTAAGAAGACTACCATAATGATATTTTAGAAATgagtgattttttatttttgtagattgagAGTGAAGGAAGtagaaaaaatattatttttttataataaaacatacaaatataaaacaaaagaaagaaattaAGCCGAATGTACTCAAAATTTGAGAAAGATCGTGGGATGAACTATTTTCATACTCGATACCATTTAAACTGAAGCAATAAGTTGGTGAAGGAGTGGGAAAAGAAAAGATGGATCGAAAAATAATAGGTTTCGAAACAAGTGAAAAGGGTAAAAGAAGTgagaaaagtaaataaagaaactAGACATCATTTTATGGTTCGTTTAGGATTCTTCTCAACCGTCATTTCACTTGAAATAGAGGTTCAAGAAAAATGACAGATTTAGAAAAATTAATCATTCTATAATGCCCGTTTGTTAGGAAGACTAACCATAGGGAAGGAGTGATTCCTTTTCATTTTTCTTGCTTTCGTCATTGAAGGCatactcttcttttttttttaataaaagagAAAGAGGCAGGAAAAAACTAATAGAGAATCTGGAGCATCCTTGTGTTGATTCCCATAGATTACAACCTTGAGAAAGAAAATCGAAAATGATTTGTCACTCCCAATTTGTCACTCCCAATTTTACGTGGACTTTTCCTTAAAAACTTCTGATAAACAATATCTCTACGTAAATGATGATAAACCTTAGAACTGAAAATCAATCATATTTAAGGTTTTTGATATATAAGATTTTAACATTCAAACTAAACAGAAGCATGGAATTGAGAGATCATTACTTAGTCGTATAACAAATATCTTAACTTGAAGCTTTTAATATGCAAAATCACTGAGTTAAGCAGTCATTAAAGGATCCACCCTGTGCAATTTTTAGTAGCTACTCATATAAATTAAGTCGTGTTGATTATCCAAGCAAAATTACATCTTTTGATTGACACAACTATTTTATTTCAATTTATAACTGTTGATTCTTTATCATCTCTTTCACCACCATTGCATGGTTACAAACGCTTGACCTAAAAGGGTTTGTGAAATTTACTATGTAGATTTCTCTAGTATATGTAACGTGAAACAGTCcaattttgtaattgtttttcaaACATTAACATGTTTTTTATGATTTCTAATTCTTTGTCTTTAATTTCAGAGTTTGTTTGGATTGAAGTGTTTTTGCTTCATGTAAGAAGAAAAAGTTTACTTTGCATATATAATAAGATAGCTAAATGATGATAAACTGTATAACTGAAATCATGTAAATCAAAACCTAGGTAGTAAAAATGGTTATATCTTACCGGCACATGCTTTTTTAGGGTTGGTAAAATTgccgaaagaaagaaagaaagacgaAGGAATATCAATTCAATCGAGACAGAGCATCAAATCttgtttgagttttgtttttgggAAGTGATAGACCAACCGAGGATTTTCTCCCGAGAAATTACGATACACACAGCCCCTGAAGTCCACTGAGGAATTATAGGGAGTGGGTTTTTGGTCCCACCACATGTGTGTTGCGATAGAATTATCGGGAGAAAACTCTCGGGACACCAATCATTTCCGTTtgttttttcaaagttttctTATGTGGACTACCACCTAATGTTGGGAGCATTGGGAGCACAAAAACTGTGAGTCACAAATCATTTTCGAAAAAAAATAATGTTTAGCTCTTATATTCAATGAACAAATAAAGGCGATTTTTAGGATTTCGGGATGAAATCTTGTCATACTCCTTTTATATTTTAGTTTTGGTCCTAAGATAATGACTTCTTCTTCCACTTGTCCTTAGGATTTCCATAATTTCATTGatccacaaaaaaataaaataatcataaacaatgttttatcaacaTAAATCACCAACTCACCTAGAACTAATAATGCTACGGTAAACCCAGTATTGCTTCAATAGTACGAACTTGCAACGAGATATTTGTATTGCACAACTCCCAAAATCTTGCTTGAAGGGTAACTTCATCTCAATCGGATATCGGATAACAAATACTAGAGGGATGCGGATTATTgcaaaaattgattgataagaagTTTAACTCTTCCAAGGGGATTTGTCCTTTTTAGAACCAATGATTTATACAATAAGCCGAAGCTCATATGGTCAAAATATACTCAGCGAAACTTATCACCTGTGggcagagtttttttttttgcttcacaTTTAAAGACGAAGTTGATGGTATACCCACTTGCTAAATTGGCATGATGCACTTAAAACCAAGAATGGTTCATCAACAGACATGGATACCTGAATTTAATCCTAAATCACCAACAATCTCTAACTCAGGTGTGGGTAAGATTTTATGATTTAGGTATTGAGTATTAGAGGAGAAAAAAAGGGGGAATTTTGACAAAATACACCACGTGGGATTAGTATTTCCTAAAGTACACCCGTCTTTTCTAAATTGCTAAAATACATTCAGTTTCACTCTTCCATCCCGTTTTCTCAATTCAACTGTCAACTGCTGTTAAATACCAACTCGAGCCGAGTTGAACTGATCTACAAATGACTGAAAAACCCCTGGCTGGAATAGAcatgaaaaatcaaaaaacaatggCATTGACACCCATTTCAGGAACCATCTTCTTTCATTTCCTTGTTGTTCTTACCTAAACACAATTATTCACTATTAAAATCAGTTGTAACCACAACAGTTTGCCATTGATTTCCGCTGAAAATTCGTATCGAAACTAACTcaaatttcttccttgttttccATCAAAATTAGATGCAACAGGGTCTTGAAGACTCACTTCTACCATGactaaaattaaaatatatcACTTAAATCACTTGTATTCATAACCCATATCTCGGTAGCAACTTATCTTCTTAACTGATTTTCCGGTATGAAGAACCTGTCCAAGTTAaactcaatcacacatagaaaATCAGTCAGTACACGACTAGTTTCAACTGCAACCTTCTTCATTTCTTGTCCGAGCTCTCACTATATAAAAACTACAATGCAACACCAATTTATAGACAAGACCCATTGTAATCAAGACAACCACCACTGCATCACCCGTCGAACGTAGCCACATCACCaactccatttttattttttgtcctTCAAAATTTCACCACCGAGTGACTAGCTCAAATTATCCCCAACTTCATATCACAACAAACTTCTtttcaccatattctgacgcgTTTTTCCATGTAAACAACTTCAACGACCATCCTCCATTCCATCAAACAACCCCGCATTGAAAATGTCAGCCATACATAGAACCTTTATATCACCTCCCCAATTCAATTTCTCAACCACTAATAATTCTTCTTTTTTAAGAGTTCACAATAAAACTTATCACTAACCCAAGCCAGCAGATTCATAATTCTTTCATAAACTTCATTGAGACCAATTTCAGTTACAAGAGTTCATCCCCAAAATCCGTAGTCGGATGGATATAAAAATTGCTGTCAAAGTTGCTGCAGAAAATAATATTATCAAAATCAAACTTAGAACCAAGTCATATTATTATCTCAATCAacaatgtaaaccctaattttgaaaaataCCCAAAACTTTTAAAATTTACAAAGCCCTATTTTCAAATTGCTGAAATTATAAGGCATAATGaagtataaaaaaataaaaattgatagcATAACACACTGATGAACTTTCCGCTGCATCACATACCTTTGTAATgaataaattgaaagaatttGATCAAAAATCTTGTCTAAATGGTCTGGAAATGGTGCTAGGCTTGTTAGCTGGTGGTTATGTTAGAAAAAGAAGATAGTGGTGGTGGTCATGGTGTTAGAAGAAGGGTGgtggaactttttttttttactgaaagCGAGAATAAcatagagatgaagaaatcaaTTTCTTCACAACCCTTTATATAATATTAAGGGTAAATATGGGGTTTCAGATTCAAAATGATATCTTACCCGTTGATTGGAAATTGTTGATGGATGGTCAGATCAAGTGATGGTAGGCCTTAACAG
Coding sequences within:
- the LOC113275504 gene encoding probable sulfate transporter 3.3 isoform X2, whose translation is MEPTIMDPNAMNNSNNSSSHNFPHHHHQFLEVSSMEVHKVVPPPPRSTAHKLKNRLKETFFSDDPFRQFKGQSPKRKWILGAQYFFPILQWCPNYTFKFFKSDIVAGLTIASLAIPQGISYAKLANLPPIVGLYSSFVPPLIYAVLGSSRDLAVGPVSIASLILGSMLREKVSPAKEPLLFLQLAFTSTFFAGLFQASLGILRLGFIIDFLSKATLIGFMAGAAIIVSLQQLKALLGIVNFTKQMGVIAVLSSVFQHTDEWSWQTILMGFCFLVFLLLARHVSMKNPKLFWVSAGAPLLSVILSTLAVFVFKAQNHGVSIIGKLEQGLNPPSWNMLHFGGGHLGLVLKTGLVTGIVSLTEGIAVGRTFAALKDYQVDGNKEMMAIGFMNIAGSCTSCYITTGAFSRSAVNHNAGAKTAMSNIVMSVTVMVTLLFLMPLFRYTPNVVLGAIIVTAVIGLIDIPATYLIWKIDKFDFVVCVCAFLGVIFISVQDGLAIAVGISLFKILMQVTRPKTMVLGNIPGTDIYRNLHHYKDAKSVPGILILSIEAPINFANSTYLNERITRWIQEFEIQDGVGKHSDLQHLVLDLSGGVGLVKDMKKKLEKRDLELVLVNPVGEVMEKLQQANKADNFLAVDSLYLTVGEAVSSLSSKMKMPISSQV
- the LOC113275504 gene encoding probable sulfate transporter 3.3 isoform X1, with protein sequence MEPTIMDPNAMNNSNNSSSHNFPHHHHQFLEVSSMEVHKVVPPPPRSTAHKLKNRLKETFFSDDPFRQFKGQSPKRKWILGAQYFFPILQWCPNYTFKFFKSDIVAGLTIASLAIPQGISYAKLANLPPIVGLYSSFVPPLIYAVLGSSRDLAVGPVSIASLILGSMLREKVSPAKEPLLFLQLAFTSTFFAGLFQASLGILRLGFIIDFLSKATLIGFMAGAAIIVSLQQLKALLGIVNFTKQMGVIAVLSSVFQHTDEWSWQTILMGFCFLVFLLLARHVSMKNPKLFWVSAGAPLLSVILSTLAVFVFKAQNHGVSIIGKLEQGLNPPSWNMLHFGGGHLGLVLKTGLVTGIVSLTEGIAVGRTFAALKDYQVDGNKEMMAIGFMNIAGSCTSCYITTGAFSRSAVNHNAGAKTAMSNIVMSVTVMVTLLFLMPLFRYTPNVVLGAIIVTAVIGLIDIPATYLIWKIDKFDFVVCVCAFLGVIFISVQDGLAIAVGISLFKILMQVTRPKTMVLGNIPGTDIYRNLHHYKDAKSVPGILILSIEAPINFANSTYLNERITRWIQEFEIQDGVGKHSDLQHLVLDLSAVSSIDTGGVGLVKDMKKKLEKRDLELVLVNPVGEVMEKLQQANKADNFLAVDSLYLTVGEAVSSLSSKMKMPISSQV